The following proteins are co-located in the Aurantiacibacter atlanticus genome:
- the purF gene encoding amidophosphoribosyltransferase, translating to MNFTHPFLDADGDDKLHEECGVFGIIAGDEAAATTALGLHALQHRGQEAVGMTSFDGTEFFTRRALGQVADNFSTAESLAELPGHMAAGHVRYSTTGGSGLRNVQPLYADLASGGFAVAHNGNISNASALRLELVSKGAIFQSTSDTEVIIHLVATSRYPTMLDKLVDALRMVEGAYALIVMTPRGMAACRDPLGIRPLVMGKLGDSVVFASETVALDVTGAEFIRQVEPGELIEVDFDGTIRTHRPFGNQDARPCIFEHVYFSRPDSIFNDRSVYESRKNIGIELAKESGCDADLVVPVPDSGVPAAIGYSQQSGIPFELGIIRSHYVGRTFIQPSDGARHAGVKRKHNANRSIVAGKRIVLIDDSIVRGTTSMKIVQIMRDAGAAEVHFRVASPPTGHGCYYGVDTPERSKLLAGRMDLAAMCEFIQADSLAFVSIDGLYRAVGLAGRDNACPQYCDACFTGEYPTLLTDLATREDGDRQLVLPVNKVA from the coding sequence ATGAATTTCACCCACCCCTTCCTTGACGCGGACGGTGACGACAAACTGCATGAAGAGTGCGGTGTGTTCGGCATTATCGCGGGCGATGAGGCTGCGGCCACCACCGCACTCGGCCTCCACGCGCTCCAGCATCGCGGACAGGAAGCTGTCGGCATGACCAGCTTTGACGGGACGGAATTCTTCACGCGCCGCGCCTTGGGCCAAGTCGCAGACAATTTCTCAACCGCCGAATCGCTGGCAGAGCTGCCCGGCCACATGGCTGCTGGCCATGTCCGCTACTCCACCACTGGCGGATCGGGCCTGCGCAATGTGCAGCCACTCTATGCCGATCTCGCCAGCGGTGGTTTCGCCGTGGCGCATAATGGCAATATTTCCAACGCCAGCGCCCTGCGACTGGAACTGGTCAGCAAGGGCGCAATTTTCCAATCCACTTCGGATACAGAGGTGATCATCCACCTTGTTGCCACCAGTCGTTATCCCACCATGCTGGATAAACTGGTCGATGCATTGCGCATGGTCGAAGGCGCTTATGCGCTGATTGTGATGACACCGCGCGGCATGGCCGCCTGCCGCGATCCGCTGGGCATTCGCCCATTGGTGATGGGCAAGCTGGGTGATTCCGTGGTCTTTGCCAGCGAAACCGTGGCGCTGGATGTGACCGGGGCGGAATTCATCCGTCAGGTCGAGCCGGGTGAACTGATCGAGGTTGATTTCGACGGGACAATCCGCACGCACCGCCCCTTTGGCAACCAAGATGCACGGCCCTGCATTTTTGAGCATGTCTATTTCAGCCGGCCGGATTCAATCTTCAACGATCGCTCGGTCTATGAAAGCCGCAAGAATATCGGCATTGAATTGGCCAAGGAATCGGGTTGTGATGCCGATCTTGTGGTGCCTGTTCCCGACAGCGGTGTACCTGCCGCCATCGGATATTCGCAGCAATCGGGCATACCGTTTGAACTTGGTATCATCCGTTCACATTATGTGGGCCGCACCTTTATCCAGCCTAGCGATGGCGCCCGCCACGCCGGTGTAAAGCGTAAGCATAATGCCAACCGTTCGATCGTCGCGGGCAAACGCATCGTTCTGATTGACGATTCCATCGTGCGCGGCACCACCAGTATGAAGATCGTCCAGATCATGCGCGATGCCGGCGCGGCGGAGGTGCATTTCAGGGTAGCCAGTCCGCCTACCGGTCACGGCTGCTATTATGGCGTGGATACGCCTGAACGATCAAAGCTGCTGGCGGGCCGGATGGACCTGGCAGCCATGTGCGAATTTATTCAGGCAGACAGCCTCGCTTTCGTGTCGATCGATGGCCTGTATCGCGCCGTTGGTCTCGCTGGACGCGACAATGCCTGCCCGCAATATTGCGACGCCTGTTTTACGGGCGAATATCCCACCCTGCTGACCGATCTTGCCACGCGTGAAGATGGTGACCGGCAATTGGTTCTGCCCGTAAACAAGGTTGCCTGA
- a CDS encoding NAD-dependent epimerase/dehydratase family protein, protein MRVVVTGAAGFIGSALADHLLARGDSVIGIDNCNDYYDPALKHDRVARVQGGAESGGGDFQFHQLDFADMGALSAALDGEDFDAIVHLGAQAGVRYSLENPAAYVQSNLVGHVNMLEIARHRGVAHMVYASSSSVYGGNDKLPFAVEDRVDHPVSLYAATKRADELMSETYAHLYRIPLTGLRFFTVYGPWGRPDMALWIFTRKIFAGEPIPVFNKGEMWRDFTYIDDIIAGLVAALDNPPPDDGVQKAGGSVKPHRLYNIGNHRSEKLTRVIELLEKACGRPVEIDWQPMQKGDVTRTYADIDAIQRDLDYQPTTAIDEGVPRFVEWYREYHRV, encoded by the coding sequence ATGCGGGTAGTGGTAACAGGGGCGGCGGGTTTCATCGGGTCGGCATTGGCAGATCATCTGCTGGCACGCGGCGACAGCGTGATCGGCATCGACAATTGCAATGATTATTATGATCCTGCGCTCAAGCATGATCGCGTCGCGCGCGTGCAGGGCGGGGCCGAAAGTGGCGGAGGCGATTTCCAGTTCCACCAGCTCGATTTCGCGGACATGGGCGCGTTGTCCGCTGCGCTGGACGGCGAGGATTTCGACGCAATCGTGCATCTCGGCGCGCAGGCAGGGGTACGCTATTCGCTCGAAAATCCGGCCGCCTATGTGCAATCCAACCTTGTGGGCCATGTGAATATGCTCGAAATCGCTCGCCATCGTGGCGTGGCGCATATGGTCTATGCCAGCTCCAGCTCAGTCTATGGCGGCAATGACAAGCTGCCATTTGCGGTTGAAGATCGCGTCGATCACCCTGTCTCTCTCTATGCGGCGACTAAGCGCGCCGATGAATTGATGAGCGAAACCTATGCCCATCTCTACCGCATACCGCTTACAGGCCTGCGCTTCTTCACCGTTTACGGGCCGTGGGGTCGACCAGACATGGCCTTGTGGATTTTTACCCGCAAGATATTTGCCGGCGAACCTATCCCCGTCTTCAACAAGGGCGAGATGTGGCGTGATTTTACCTATATTGATGACATTATTGCCGGGCTGGTCGCGGCGCTCGACAATCCGCCGCCTGATGATGGCGTGCAAAAGGCGGGCGGATCGGTGAAGCCGCACAGGCTGTATAATATTGGCAACCACCGCTCGGAAAAGCTGACGCGTGTGATCGAATTGCTGGAGAAGGCATGCGGTCGTCCGGTGGAAATTGACTGGCAGCCGATGCAGAAAGGCGATGTCACGCGCACCTATGCCGATATTGATGCCATCCAGCGCGATCTTGATTATCAACCCACCACGGCAATTGACGAAGGCGTGCCGCGATTTGTCGAGTGGTATCGGGAATATCACCGCGTTTGA
- the thyA gene encoding thymidylate synthase: MTSPAPATADRHPEWQYLDLMRHIWEHGDKRKDRTGVGTRSVFGTMLRFDLGDDRVPLLTTKHVFWKAAAREMLWFLTGSTNIRPLLQDGVRIWSDWPLKKYRQASGEDIAQEDFEQRVIEDAAFAKNWGELGPVYGKQWVDWPTYEYGPDGKYQKGPGINQVAQVVESLKTNPGSRRHIIEGWNVAELDRMALPPCHKTYQFHVAGEGADARLNCLLYQRSCDVALGLPFNLFGAALLTRMMAAQTGMKPGELVWSGGDTHLYLNHTELVQAQLAREPEGAPRLALTQVPPSIFDYAFEDIEVRDYHPQGVLRAPVAV; encoded by the coding sequence ATGACCAGCCCCGCTCCAGCAACCGCAGACCGCCATCCAGAATGGCAATATCTCGATCTGATGCGCCATATCTGGGAGCATGGTGATAAGCGGAAGGACAGGACGGGCGTCGGCACACGCTCCGTCTTTGGCACGATGCTGCGGTTTGACCTTGGCGATGATCGCGTGCCCTTGCTCACCACCAAGCACGTGTTCTGGAAGGCGGCGGCGCGCGAGATGCTATGGTTTCTTACCGGTAGCACTAACATCCGCCCGCTGTTGCAGGACGGGGTGCGCATATGGAGCGATTGGCCGCTGAAGAAATACCGGCAGGCAAGCGGCGAGGATATTGCGCAGGAAGATTTCGAGCAGCGCGTTATCGAGGATGCGGCATTTGCGAAGAATTGGGGCGAGCTTGGTCCCGTCTATGGCAAACAATGGGTTGACTGGCCAACTTATGAATACGGACCGGATGGGAAATACCAGAAAGGTCCCGGCATCAACCAGGTGGCGCAAGTGGTTGAAAGCCTGAAGACCAATCCAGGTAGCCGCCGCCATATCATTGAAGGTTGGAACGTCGCCGAACTTGATCGCATGGCGCTGCCTCCGTGCCACAAGACCTATCAGTTCCATGTCGCGGGCGAGGGTGCCGATGCGCGGCTCAATTGCCTGCTCTACCAGCGCAGTTGCGATGTCGCGCTGGGCCTGCCGTTCAATCTGTTCGGCGCGGCATTGCTGACCCGCATGATGGCTGCCCAGACTGGCATGAAACCGGGAGAACTGGTGTGGAGCGGCGGCGATACGCATCTATATCTTAATCACACCGAACTGGTGCAGGCACAGTTGGCACGGGAACCCGAAGGCGCGCCAAGGCTTGCTTTAACACAGGTTCCGCCTTCGATTTTCGACTATGCTTTTGAGGATATCGAAGTGCGGGACTATCATCCGCAAGGCGTGTTGCGCGCGCCAGTGGCTGTATAG